The Cloeon dipterum chromosome X, ieCloDipt1.1, whole genome shotgun sequence genome includes a window with the following:
- the Ccdc56 gene encoding cytochrome c oxidase assembly factor 3, mitochondrial, with amino-acid sequence MGSNDVMPKVDFSKDKPSDSQLQFIKLFEQQNRERAEKLRRLRVRNLWTAGILGGAVFGIYAYSMIAVQQERFLDDFNEPARQNSAQ; translated from the coding sequence ATGGGCTCTAATGATGTCATGCCAAAAGTAGACTTCAGCAAGGACAAGCCAAGTGATTCGCAGCTGCAGTTCATTAAACTATTTGAGCAACAGAACCGTGAGCGAGCGGAAAAACTGCGCAGACTTCGCGTGAGGAACCTCTGGACTGCCGGAATCCTCGGCGGCGCTGTTTTCGGCATTTACGCGTACTCGATGATCGCTGTCCAGCAAGAGCGCTTCCTGGACGACTTCAACGAGCCCGCCCGTCAGAATTCAGCACAATAA